tgctaattcatagttttgatgccttcagtgtgaatctacaattttcatagtcgtgaaaataaagaaaactctttgaatgagaaggtgtgtccaaacttttggtctgtactgtatgtacacagtgacttcagcagcagaatagcgagtgcagctctggagtatatttgGATCAGCATTAGTATGGACACATGGAGGATGTCTATGCTGTTTGTAACATGCCCTACCCTTCTCTCCTCAGATATGGCTGCCATACGTAAAAAGCTTGTCATTGTGGGTGATGGCGCCTGCGGTAAGACCTGTCTGCTCATCGTATTCAGCAAGGACCAGTTCCCTGAGGTCTACGTGCCCACCGTCTTTGAGAATTATGTGGCTGACATCGAGGTCGACTCCAAacaggtgagaataagagagggggCTTCATCACAGGAGGGGTCTGGGGTGCGATGCAAAGGAACCTCCGCCCGCTTATAGGTGACCCACCTATTCTCTGCGAGTTCAGTACCAGGATCCGCTCCTGCAGGACATAGCACCTTTTAGAAGTTCGCATGCGTGGGGAGTAGAGACCCCACCAATATGCTATCAATATGTCTTTAAGAACTGTGGTCATATGATGGTTTTTTGCAGGTGGAGCTGGCTCTGTGGGATACCGCCGGCCAGGAGGACTACGATCGTCTCAGACCCCTGTCCTATCCGGATACTGATGTCATCCTCATGTGTTTCTCCATTGACAGCCCTGACAGTTTgggtgagtaaggcctcatgcacacgaccatatccattCTGCGGTCCGTGTGCCGCCtccattttaaatatttttttttgcggaccaattgatttcaatggatccgtggtctgcattttttgcagatgttctgtgttttttttattttttgcggaacggacgtacagaggcggaaagcacacggatcacctctgtgctttccgcatccatgtcttttccgcaaaaagatagaacatgtcctatgccgGGCTGCAAAATACGGACCCTTTAaaatcaatggatccgcaaaaagtgCAGATGCAACACGCacagtatctgtattttgcagactgtAAATTTGCCatacattaaaggggtggtcccatCATAGGAAATAAATAGGATAGGCCATCGGTGGGGACGGACCTCTTCCGATTCTGAGATTGAAGGGGCCGGAGTGCTGCTTTACTGCTGTGgtctgtgacactggctgacctgtaacatgtgcacttggcagctgaagacatctgtgttggccccatgttcctatgtgcccgcattttttaaaatgcaaattagcctctaggagcaatgggggcgttgccgttacacctagaggctccgctctctctgcaactgcagtttTATTGACAGGGCTGATGGTGatcacattttcactgcctggccctgacttctaaactgcagagggcatggcagttgcagagagagcagagcctctaggtgtaatggtaacgcccccgttgctcctagaggctcatttgcatatattaaaacataatctttctcagcactgcgggcacatatgaacacaggaccaacacggatgccttcagctgccgagcgcacatgtaacaggtcagccagtgtcccgTATGCTGAATCTTGTACGACGTCTGGTTGTGCCCCCTTCGCACCTATAGACAGAGGTCATTTGGGACCTTGAGTTTCTGTACTAAAGAAATAACGATACTTTGTTTCCAGAGAACATCCCTGAGAAGTGGACTCCGGAGGTGAAGCATTTCTGCCCCAACGTGCCCATAATATTGGTAGGAAACAAGAAGGATCTGAGGAATGACGAGCACACCCGGCGTGAGCTGGCCAAGATGAAGCAGGTGGGAGCGGCGACGGCGGCACGGAGGGGTCGTAGTGGGAGGAAGAGCGGGATGTGTAGTCGGGTCTAAAGGAAAGCCTTTCAGtacattaaaggggatgtctgtgCTCTGATAAATAAATGGGAGGTAGTCACCGGGGGCATCTGCAGGGGGAGGGCTTTTCAGTCTCTTCTAGACACTGGAAACctggagaagccctttaaagaggacccgtcccctctcttaacatgtctgttttagtgactacttgcatcccccatgtaaggacatttctggagcatctttttttttttctgccttgtgccgttcctctgttattcctccggGAGATCTTTGCTCAAATTGCCAACTGGGTGATTACCCTATACCTTGTCAGACCGTATatggacatacagtcatgtgaaaaaattaggacaccctttgaaagcatgtggttttttgtaacatttttaataaaaggttatttcatctccgtttcaacaatacagagagattaaagtaatccaactaaacaaagaaaactgaagaaaagtcttttcaagatcttctgtaaatgtcattctacaaaaatgcctattctaactgaggaaaaagataggacaccctcacatgtattccctcttaaattggctcagatctcacacaggtatatcacaccaggtgcacataattagtagatcgttactctgcatgttgaatgaggcttgccctatttaaacctcagacatttagtttggtgtgctcctgactgttgaagtgagagtgagcaccatggtgagagcaaaagagctgtcagaggacttcagaaaaaagattgtagcagcctatgagtctgggaagggatttaaaaagatctcaaaagattttgaaatcagccattccactgtccggaagatagtctacaagtggagggctttcaaaacaactgccaacatgcccagggctggtcgccccagcaagttcaccccaagagcagaccgcaagatgctaaaagaggtctccaaaaaccctaaagtgtcatctcgagaactacagcaggctctggctactgttgatgtagaagtacatgcctctacaatcagaaagagactgtacaagtttaacttgcatgggaggtgtgcaaggaggaaacctttgctttccaagagaaacatcgaggccagactgacatttgccagagataaagttgacaaagaccaggacttctggaataatgttctttggacagatgagtccaaaattgaattatttggacacaacagcagaggacatgtttggcgtaaaccaaacacagcattccaagaaaagaacctcataccaactgtgaagcatgaaggtggaagtgtcatggtttggggctgctttgctgcagcaggacctggtcagctcaccatcatagaatccacgatgaattctactgtgtatcagaaggtgcttgaagaacatgtgagaccatcagttagaaaattaaagctgaagcggaactggaccatgcaacatgacaatgacccaaaacatactagtaaatcaaccaaagattggctgaaaaagaagaaatggagagtcctggaatggccaagtcaaagtccagatttgaatcccattgagatgctgtggggtgacttgaaaagggctgtacgtgcaagaaacccctcaaacatctcacagctgaaaaagttctgcattgaggagtggggtaaaatttcctcagaccgatgtcgaagactggtagatggctacaagaaccgtctcactgcagttatttcagccaaaggaggtaacactcgctattaggggcaagggtgtcctatctttttcctcagttagaataggcatttttgtagaatgacatttacagaagatcttgaaaagacttttcttcagttttctttgtttagtcggattactttaatctctctgtattgttgaaacggagatgaaataaccttttattaaaaatgttacaaaaaaccacatgctttcaaagggtgtcctaattttttcacatgactgtacacccagttgtcaatttatacagttatacatttccaggaggaatgacagaggaacagcacagagATCTAAGAAGTGTCTGCCTCTCACCTAGTGCAGCCTATGGAGGTCGGGcgcttggttaaaggggttgtccagcctaggAGCCAATAACCCCTATTGTTCTAACGTGTGGCCCATACaaaatccccccctccccaacCCCATTGCCACTGCATCTGGTCCCCGCAGGTACAGGAAGTGGCTTGGTTCAGGGGTCACATCTGCTTGAACCTCTGTAACGTAGCAgtgactgctgaggcctgtgattgactgcagcggtCACTGAACCAAGCCACTTCCTTGGCGCACCAGCGTGGGACTGCAGACGGGTGagtgtatttttttgtaaatggACCACACATATTAGGGTCATAGGGGTTGCCTGCTCCtagcctagacaacccctttaagggggctaCACTAGGGCACTAATGCAGTGTCTGTGCATACGACCAGCACATTACTCACCCTGCTGtaagccagggatgctcaacctgcggccctccagctttggtaaaactacaacagctggagggccgcaggttgagcacgcCTGCTGTGAGCGGTTTGGGGTCCCCTCCTATGCAGACAAAGTACTGACTACATGGTTGGATGCCTGTAGAAATATCTGCATCATTTCCAGTTTGCTATGGGAGATCTGGGGCCAAGATTGACGTCGCTGTGGTCAGTAGTGGAAACGGTGCCCTTTA
The Bufo gargarizans isolate SCDJY-AF-19 chromosome 2, ASM1485885v1, whole genome shotgun sequence genome window above contains:
- the LOC122929097 gene encoding transforming protein RhoA-like, coding for MAAIRKKLVIVGDGACGKTCLLIVFSKDQFPEVYVPTVFENYVADIEVDSKQVELALWDTAGQEDYDRLRPLSYPDTDVILMCFSIDSPDSLENIPEKWTPEVKHFCPNVPIILVGNKKDLRNDEHTRRELAKMKQEPVKPEEGRDMANRISAFGYLECSAKTKDGVREVFEMATRAALQAKRGRKKTTCNLL